From the Polaribacter gangjinensis genome, the window AACCAAAATTTCATATCCTCCATTTCGTCCTTTGATTGGCGGAATTATAGTTGCTGCAGCCATTTGGATGATTGGCACTACAAAATACATTGGTTTGGGAATTCCTACGATTGTTGATTCTTTTGAAAATCAATTGCCAATATATGATTTTGCTATCAAAATGGCATTTACAATCATAACTCTTTCTGCAGGTTTTAAAGGGGGTGAAGTAACTCCGTTGTTTTTTATTGGAGCAACTTTAGGCAGTGCACTAAGCCTATTTATTCCTTTGCCAACAGCATTGTTAGCAGGAATGGGTTTTGTGGCTGTTTTTTCGGGAGCAACAAATACGCCTATTGCTTGTACTCTAATGGGAATTGAATTATTTGGCATTGAAAGTGGTGTATATATTGCGATTGCCTGTGTCGTTTCGTATTTACTTTCTGGTCATCACAGCATTTACAACAGCCAAAAAATAGGCGAACCAAAACATGTGTTTTTTTCAAAAGAAAAAGGAAAAAGACTGCATGAATTGTAGTCAATTTCCTTAAATTTTGAGGAGAAAATCGCCCCGAAATTTCGGAGGTATCTTAAAGCTCTATCTACTTAAGCTTAAAATAGATGAAAATTTTGTGGAGAAGATCGGGCTCGAACCGACGACCTCTACGCTGCCAGCGTAGCGCTCTAGCCAACTGAGCTACATCCCCAAAATTTACCTTAGTTTTTGTAAAAATTAACGGTAAAATATGACCCAAAAATAATAATAATTTGTTTTTAAAAATTAAAAAAACAAAGAACTAAAATTTAAAAAAATATCAAAAGTCGATAATTATAGTTTAGTTACTTTAACCGCATTCATACCACGCATTCCTTTTTCTAATTCAAAAGAAACTTTATCATTTTCAACAATTTGATCAATCAAACCACTAACGTGAGTAAAATATTTTTCGTTGTTTTCTGCATCAATAATGAATCCAAATCCTTTAGAAGTATCAAAAAATGAAACTTTCCCTTTTCTTACAGGATCTTCTTGTGGTAAATCTTCTTTTTTGGTAACAGAAATCTGAATGTCATCTACATCATATTCAACTTTCATAGTTGGATCTGGTGGTGTATCTGTTAAGTTTCCCAAGTGATCAACGTAAGCAAATTGAATTCCTCCTGTTCCATTTTCTTGTTTTTCTGCTTTTCTAGCATCCATTTTTTTTTGCTTATCTAAACGTTTTTTTAAACGTTTTTTTTCTTTTTCTGTTTTACTAAAGGTTTGTTGCGATTTGGCCATTTAAAATCTAAAATAATCTAATTAATATGCTGCTAAGACAAAATACTTAACAGAAATCGAAATAAACACTAAAGTTATTTTAAGTTTTTGGATGTGAAGTATTTTAATGCTGCAAAGATACTCATAAATATTGAGATTGTAAGGTCTTTTTATTTATGTTAAAAAAAATATAAATTACCATTAAATGATTTGATATGATAGCAATGCTATTATATTTGCAATCAAATATTTTGATAATGAGAAATTTATTGTCTGTACTTAAAATTGCTGTCCCTGATAAAATATTTATCAAGGATCCTGAGACTTCTGATTTAGGTAAAAAAATCATTGAACATAGTATTTATTTAATTGATGAAGTTGGTTTTGAAAGTTTTACTTTTAAAAAATTAGGAGTCAAAATTGGCTCAAACGAAAGCTCTATTTATCGTTATTTTGAAAGTAAACACAAATTGCTTTTATATTTAACTTCTTGGTATTGGGCTTGGTTAGAATATCAATTGGTTATTGAAACTTTTAGTATTTCTGACCAAAAAGAAAAGCTTGAAAAAGCGATTTCCATTGTAACAAGAACCGTGGAAGAGGACTCAAATTTTTCTCATATAAATGAGATTCTGTTGTATAAAATTATCGTAAATGAAAGTTCTAAATCATTTTTAACCAAAAATGTTCAAGAAGAAAATAAAAATGGTTATTTTGAGGTTTATAAACGATTGGTTACGAGAATAGAAGAAATGATTTCAAATGTTGAGCCTTCTTATCCATATGCTTTAAGTTTGTCAAGTACCATAATTGAAGGTAGTTTGCATCAACATTTTTTACAAGAACACTTTCCTTCGATTACAAATTGCGGGCAAGAAGTTTCTCCAACCATATTTTTTACAAATTTAGTTTCTAAAACTTTAGGATATACCAATGAATAAAGAACAATTAAATCCTTGGCAACGCTTTTTAGGCTTGCTTAGATTGGAGAAAAGAGAAATATTTCAAATTTTTTATTATGCAATTTTTGGTGGAGTTGTTTCCTTGTCTTTACCACTTGGTATTCAGGCAATTATCAATTTAATTCAAGGTGCACAAGTTTCCACTTCATGGGTTGTTCTAGTAATTTTAGTAACTATTGGAGTAACATTTTCTGGTGCATTACAATTGATGCAATTGCGAATTATAGAAACTATTCAACAGCGAATTTTTGTAAGAGCGTCATTCGAATTGAGTTATCGTTTTCCAAAAATAAAAATGATGGAATTGCGCAATTATTATCCACCTGAATTGGCAAACCGTTTTTTTGATACGTTAACCATCCAAAAAGGATTGTCAAAAATTTTGATTGATGTGCCTACAGCTGTGTTGCAAATTCTTTTTGCACTGATTTTGTTGTCATTTTACCATCCGTTTTTTATCATCTTCGGATTATTATTACTGCTATTAATATTTGTGGTCTTCAAATTTACTGCTAGTAAAGGATTAGAAACTAGTTTGGTAGAATCAAAAAACAAGTACAAGGTAGCACATTGGATTCAAGAAGTTGCAAGAACTGTTGTGAGTTTTAAACTTTCAGGAACCACAAATTTGGCAGTAACAAAAAATGACGAATTGGTGAGTAAATATTTAGAGGCTAGAGAAAGTCACTTTAAAATTTTGATTCTCCAATTTACACAAATGATTGGTTTTAAAGTAATTGTAACTGCAAGTTTGTTATTGATTGGTGGTGCTTTGGTTTTGAGTCAAGAAATGAATATTGGACAATTTGTTGCGGCAGAAATCATCATTCTTTTAGTAATTGCCTCTGTTGAAAAATTAATTGTTGGGTTAGAATCTTTTTATGACGTACTAACTTCAATTGAAAAAATTGGTCAAGTCGTTGATAAAAAAATGGAAGATCAAGATGGTGAAAAACCAGTTTTTAAAGATGAAATGCTCATTGAACTAGATCATGTTTCTTATGAGGTAAAAAACAGAGAAAAATTCATAGTTCAAGACATTTCCTTAAAAATTGAACCAAGAAGCAGAATGTTAATTACAGGTGAAAGTGGTTCTGGAAAATCGAGTTTATTGCGTTTGATTTCTGGAATTATAGAACCAACTGCCGGTTATATTTACGTAAATAATTTTTCACTAAATAGCTTGTTTTTAAATCATTATAGGTCAAAATTAGGGATGTCTTTGTCTGAAGAAACTCCGTTTGAAGGCACAATCAGAGAAAATCTAATTTTTAGTAATGATAAGTTTAAAGACGATAAAATCTGTGAAGTTTTAGAAATTGTTGGCTTGGGTCAATTTTTAAAAGAACAATCTAAAGGTTTAGAAACCGTGATAAAACCCGAAGGAAAACAAATTTCTTTTACTGTGGCTAAAAAGTTAATTTTAGCAAGAGCTATCATTAAAGAACCTAAATTATTAATTCTTGAAGATCCTTTGGATCAATTCAATTTAGAAGAAACAGTTCGCATAATTGATTATTTGACCGATGTTTCAAGACCTTGGTCATTGATTGTAGTGAGCAGTAAAAAAAGCTGGAAAATGAAGTGTAACAAAATTATTACTCTCGAAAACGGAAAAATTAAATCTATAAAATAAAAACGATGTTAAATATATCTAACAACGAGTTGTACAAAACAGTAGATTTAACAACTTATAAATCTGGAAAATCTATTTTTTCAAAACAATATTACAAAGTACTAAATAAGTTTTTATTGGTATTTGCCATCTTCGTATTGATTATTCTGTTTTTACCCTGGACACAAAATATCACAGGCAATGGTTTGGTAACTACCTTAACGCCTGAGCAAAGACCACAAACAATTCAATCGCAAATTCCTGGTAGAATTGAAGAATGGTATGTAAGAGAAGGTGATATTGTAAAAAAAGGGGATACAATTTTACGCATTTCAGAGATTAAAAGTGAGTATTTTGATGATTTATTGATTGAAAGAACCAATCAGCAAATCAATGCAAAATCATCTTCTGTAAACGCTTACGACTCTAAAGTACAGGCTTTAGAAAGACAAATTGAAGCGTTGATTGAAGAACGAAAATTAAAATTAGAACAAACCCAAAATAAGTTATTACAAGCTAAACTTAAAGTAAAAAGTGATAGTATCGATTTTGAGGCGGCCAAAACGAATATTGCTATTGCCCAAAGACAATACAATCGTACTGAAACCTTAGAAAAAGAAGGAATTTTAGCTATCAAAGATGTTGAAGAAAAGCGTTTAAAATTGCAAGAAACTCAAGCAAAATTAATTTCACAAGAAAACAAATTATTGGCATCTAAAAACGAAGTAATCAATGCTAAAGTAGAAATTTCAACTGTAAAAGCTAGCTATGCTGATAAAATTTCGAAAGCGCAATCTGATAAGTTTACGGCAGAATCAAGTGGCTTTGAGGCTGTTGCTGAAGTAACAAAACTACAAAATACCAATAGCAATTACATTGTTAGAAATAGTTTGTTATATATAACTGCACCACAAGATGGTTTCATCAATAAAGCCATCAAAGGTGGTATTGGAATGACTTTTAAAGAAGGAGAAGATTTAGTGGGAATTATGCCTGCAAATTATGATTTGGCTGTAGAAACTTTTGTAAGACCTATTGATTTGCCTTTACTACATATTGGCGAAAAAGTTCGCGTTCAATTCGATGGTTGGCCTGCTATTGTTTTTAGTGGTTGGCCAAACGTTTCTTACGGAACATATGGTGCTGAAGTAATTGCTATTGAACGTTTTATATCTGATAATGGAAAATACCGAGTGTTGTTAGCACCTGATAAAACTGATCATTCTTGGCCTGAAGTTCGCGTTGGTTCAGGAGCAAGAACCATTGCTTTGTTAGAAGATGTGCCAATTTGGTTCGAACTTTGGAGACAGTTAAACAGCTTCCCTCCTAATTATTATCAACCAGAAGGTAAGTCAAAAGAAGCTGCTAAAGAGAAAAAATAATCCATGAAAAAATATTTTTTACTGTTGTTTTTATTCGTGCTCACTAGACTTTCTGCGCAAGAAAATCTGAATTCTGTAATGACGTTGTCAGAGTTTTTGGGCTATGTAAAAACATATCATCCTATTGTAAAACAAGCCAATTTGGTCATCAATAATAGCGAAGCTAAATTATTGAAAGCTAGAGGTGCTTTTGATCCAAAAATTGAAGTTGATTTTGATAAAAAACAATTTAAAGATACTGAGTATTATAACAAATTGAATGGTGCTTTCAAAATTCCGACTTGGTATGGAATTGAGTTGAAAGCCAATTTTGAAAATAATGATGGTACCTACTTAAATCCTGAGGCTTTAGTGCCTACTGATGGTTTGTATGCAGCCGGAATTTCAGCTTCTTTGCTCCGAAATTTCGTGATTAACGAACGAATGGCGTCTTTAAAACAAGCAAAATTATTCATTAATCAAGCCAAAGAAGATCAGCAAATTTTAGTCAATGAAATTTTGTACAATGCTTCTTTATCTTATTTTGATTGGTTAAAAACCTACAATGAAAAACGCATTTACGAAGAGTTTTTAGAGAATGCTAAAATTCGATTCAATGGTGTAAAGGCTTCATTCATACAGGGTGATAAACCTGCAATAGATACGCTTGAAGCAGGAATTACATTGAATGACAGAAAGTTAAATCTTGAAAAAGCGCGCATCAAATTCATCAAAGCTTCTTTAGAATTGTCAAACTTTTTATGGCTTACAAACAATACCCCAATTGAGTTGCAAGAAAACATCATTCCTGATGTAAATAGTCTTGAAACGGTTGATACCAGTCTTAACATTGCGTTGTTTAATGATGCTGATTTTGATATTAACAATCATCCAAAAATTAAATCTCTAGGATTTAAAATTGAAAGTTTGAATGTTGATAAAAATTTAAAAATGAACAATTTATTGCCAAAATTGGATGTTCAATACAACTTTTTAACGCAAACTCCTAGAGTTGCCAATTCATTGATTGTGGATAATTTTAAAGCCGGATTAACTTTTCAATTGCCTTTATTTTTAAGAAAAGAACGTGGAGATTTAAAGCTGGCCAGAATCAAATTGCAAGAAACCGTGTTTGAAAATGAAGTAACCAAAGTAACCATTAAAAACGAGGTAAATGCGGTACAACAAGAATTGAATTCTTTCATCACTCAAACGAATTTCATCAACGGAATCGTAAAAGATTATGGTACATTGTTGGATGCTGAAAATCGCAAATTTTTTATCGGAGAAAGTTCGTTGTTTTTAGTAAATTCTCGTGAATCAAAATTGATTGAATCTAAACTCAAAGCCATAGATATTCAGAATTTATTTTTTAAAACCAAAGCAAAATTATTCAAAGCTGCTGTAATTTCTATTGCTGAATAAAGGTTTAAACGTTTGCATTTTTCTATTTTTTTTAACCACTGAAATCTCTGGTTTTAGCATATTCAACTCTTTATTTTCAATTCTTCATTAATTTTTCATACATTTAGTCATCAATTAAAAAACTACTAAATTATGACACAAAATTCAAACAAACCTGCAACCTCTTTTTGGGTAATTGGGGTTTTAGCTCTCATTTGGAATGCTTTGGGAGTAATGGCATATCTTGGTCAAAAACTCATGACCGATGAAATGAAAGCCATGGTTCCTGCTGATCAATTAGAAATTATCGAAAACACACCAGCTTGGGCTACAGCTGCTTTTGCAGTTGCAGTTTGGTTTGGGCTTTTGGGATGTATTGTGCTGTTAATGCGAAAAAAAATAGCGACAACGCTTTTTATCATCTCAATAATTGGAGTTTTAACACAGTTAGTGTACAATTTATTTTTAACAAATGCGATAGAAGTTTTTGGCAATCAAAGTTTGATACAGCCATTAGTTACCGTAAGTGTAAGTGTATTTTTAATTTGGCACGCTAAAAAATGTGCTGATGACGGAATTTTATCGTAATCATTCATAAAAAAGCTGCAAAAAGCAGCTTTTTTTATTCAAATAAGGCTGCTAAAAATTCAGCTACACAAGCTGGCTTTTCTTGACCTTTGATTTCTATGGTGCACAAAAAAGTAATTTTAATACCATTCAATCCTAAATCTTCAATTTCTTTGACAGTTGCATGCATTCTCAATTCGCTATTAACTGGAACAGGATTTGGAAAACGTACTTTATTAAGTCCGTAATTCAAACCCATTTTCACACTTTTAATAGTAAATTGTTCTTCTAAAAGTTTCGAAATCATAGATACAGACATGAATCCATGAGCAACTGTACTTTTAAACGGACTTTCATTTTTGGCTCTTTTTTCATCTACATGAATCCATTGTTTATCCAAAGTAGCATTGGCAAAATCGTTGATCATTTCTTGAGTTACCAAATACCAATTTCCTTTTGGTAAAGGCTTTCCAATCATCGATTTGAAATCTTCAAAATCTTCAAAAATAACTGGGTTCATTGTGTTAGTGCTTGGTAAATAAATCATCTTTTATTTTGGGCAATTGCAAATGGTATTTTACTGCTACCCATCGTATAATAAAAATAATTGTTGCCGAAATGACAAAATTAATATTGTTATTCAAATGCAATACATCCAAAGTCAAATAAGATATTCCTCCTAACAAACAAGCAGACGCATAGATTTCTTTTTCAAAAATCAACGGAACTTTGTTTGTTAAAATATCTCTTAAAACTCCCCCAAAAACTGCAGAAATCATTCCCATAATCAACGCAACAATGGGATGCAATTCATAAGTCAATCCTTTTTGTAATCCCAACAACGTAAAAACTCCCAATCCAATAGAATCAAACAAAAACATGGTTTTACTTAGTGGTAAAATCTTACTTTTAAACAAAAAAGTGGTGATGACTGCTGCTAAAATCGTCCAAACATAGTTCAAATCGCCAATCCAATTGATAGGATGTGCGTTGATCAACACATCTCGCAACATGCCTCCTCCTACTGCCGTTACGAACGCAATAATCAGTACTCCAAATAAATCGAAATTTTTATCAGAAGCTACCAAAGCACCACTAATGGCAAAGGCAAAAGTTCCTAAAATATCAAGCGTATAAATCAATTCCATCTTACACAGTTACTTCTGTAAATTTGATTGACAGTTCTTTTTGCAATTGTTGAATTCGTTCTAGTTCCGAAGGTAAAATAAAAGCAATGGATGTACCTGATTTTCCTGCTCTAGCAGTTCGTCCACTTCTGTGAGTATAGTAATCATTGGTTTCTGGCAATTGATGATGAATGACAAATTCCAATCCTTTTACATCAATACCACGTGCTGAAACATCCGTAGAAATTAAGTATTGTAGACTTTCATTTTTAAAAGCACGCATCACTTTATCTCGTTCTTTTTGTTGCATATCTCCTTCTAAAGCCGCTGCTGAAAAACCATTTTCTATAAGTTGAGTGGCTAAATTTTGAGCACCTGCTTTGGTTCTACAAAAAATAATGCCTCTTTGCGAAGTTCTTTTTTCAAGAAACGCAATGATATCATCTGTTTTATCTTTGATCGTGGTTTTTGCAAATTGATGTCTGATGTTTGCATTCACCAAAAAATCTTTATTGATTTCTACTCTTGGCGCATTTGCATCCATATAAGTTTTGATTATTTTCTTAATTTCTTCAGGCATCGTAGCTGAAAATAACCACGTTTTTCTATCGGGCTTGGTCGTGAATTTTAAAATTCTATTCAAATCTTGTTTAAAACCCATGCTCAACATTTCGTCAGCTTCATCCAAAACTATGGTTTTAACATGACTGATATCTAAGGTTCCTCGCTCAATCAAATCGATCAAACGACCTGGAGTTGCAATCACAATATGGGTTGTTCTTGATAAATTGTACAATTGTTTGTCAATTTTTTCACCGCCAAAAACAGCTTCTAAAAAGATTTTTTCTTCAGAAAACTTCGTGAATTTGAACAGTTGTTTTTTTATCTGTTGCACCAATTCTCTTGTTGGCGATAAAATCAATGCTTGTATATGAGCTTGATTGGCATCTATTTGATGCAATAATGGCAATCCAAAAGCCACTGTTTTTCCAGTTCCTGTTTGTGCCAATCCAATAAAATCAGTTTTTGAATTTAATAAAATAGGCAACGCTTTTTGTTGAATTTCTGTTGGTTGCGAAATTCCGAGTTCTTTAAGAGCTTGAATGTACTTTTTATGAACTCCAAGTGCAGAAAATGTGGTCATTGTTTACAAATTTTGTGCAAAGATAGTTTTATAACTCTTAATTAGCGTGATAACGCAATGAATTTAAATGGATTTCCTTAAGAACCAATCCCTAAAATTTTCAATACTTTTTCTCTAATTCTTACTGGTTTTTGGGTCTTAGCATCTAACATTGCCCAAATAGTTTTGGCTGCAACCAACAAAGTATCGCCTTTATAAAACTCAATATGACGCACAGATGTCACGCCTTTGGTCTCTCCTACCCAAGTTTTAGCAATGATTTCATCACCCAAAAAAGCCTGATTTTTATAATCAATCTCGTGTTTCATGACTACCCAAATATATTCAGGCAAGGTATTTTGTTGGGTTAGAAATGCCCAATGTTTGGATGCAACAACTTCCATCCATTGTACATAAACTGCATTGTTTACATGATGTAATGTGTCAATAGCTTCTTCAGTAACTCGAAACTTTACAGAGAAAATCGTATGCATGCTGTTGGTTTTTACAAACTTAAAAAAATTAATATTCGCATAACTATTATTGATATGCTATTTTATAAAAAATCCTGATTATTTCTCATCTTTGCAACTGATTTATGGTAGAATTAGCAAACAATTTAGGAACAGAAAAAATTAGCAAACTGCTCATTAAACAAGCAGTACCAGCCACAATCGGAATTCTAGTAATGTCTATCAACATGATTGTTGATACCATTTTTGTAGGACAATGGATTGGTGTTTTGGCAATTGCAGCCATCACTGTAGTGCTACCAATTGCATTTTTAATTTCATCTATTGGCATGGGAATTGGTATTGGTGGAAGTTCTATCATTTCTAGAGCTTTGGGTGCAGGAAAATCTGACAAAGCCTTTTTAACTTTTGGAAATCAAATTAGCTTAACGATTTTATTAGCCATCATTTTTGTGATTTTGGGCGTGTTTTTTAGCGTACCAATTTTGACACTTTTCGGAGCCAAAGGAGAAATTTTACCCATTGCCGCTACTTATTTTGATGTGATTATTTATGGCGTTCCTTTTTTGGCATTTGCTATGATGGGAAATCCTGTGATTAGAGCCGAAGGAAAACCAAAGTTTGCCATGGTTGCTATGATCATTCCAGCTTTTGTAAATATTATCTTAGATATTGTTTTTATCAAATATTTCCATTGGGGAATGTGGGGCGCAGGATTGGCAACTTCCATTTCGTATGCGAGTTGTGGATTGTTTATTTTGTATTTCTTTTTATCTAACAAAAGTGAATTGAAAATCATCCCCAAAAACTTTATCATAGAACCTAAAATTGTTCGTGAAATTGTGGCTTTGGGTGGTGTAACTGTGGTTAGACAAGGTGCCATAAGTGTATTGATGATTGTTTTGAATTACTCTCTTTTTAAATATGGGGGCGAAATTGCCATTTCTGTATACGGAATCATCAACCGAGTAATGATGTTTGCGTTATCCCCTGTTTTGGGAGTTTCACAAGGATTTTTACCTGTGGCAGGTTTCAATATTGGTGCACAAAAAAAGGAACGCGTAAAAGAAACTATCAAAACAGCCATCGCTTTTGGAACGGTGTTGGGAACCATCATTTTTGTGGGAATTTTGATTTTTAAAGAAGAAATCATTCGCATTTTTACGACGGATACCACTTTGATTGCTGATACTCCTCATGCTTTGCTAGTGGTGTTTTTAGTAACGCCTATTGTGACCATGCAATTGATTGGTTCTGCGTATTTTCAAGCAGCAGGAAAAGCAATGCCCGCTTTGATTTTAACCTTACTCAAACAAGGAATTTTCTTGATTCCACTCGCCTATTTTTTACCCAAATATTTTGGCGTTGAAGGTGTTTGGTGGTCGTTTCCAATTTCGGATGTATTGTCAACGATCATTACCATTATCGTTGTAAAACGAGAGATGAACAAACATCTTACAGTATAGATTCTCCGTTTAAATTGGTAGTTAAAATATCACTGAATAAATCAAAAAACGGACGCAATGCCTTGAAAGTGTTGTCAACTTCAGCGATAAAATTTTCAGATAAAACCTCTTTATCAGTAAAATTTCTCTGAGCAATAAAGCCTTTTTTTCTGAGCAAATCCAATTCAGGATGCTCTTTATCAAAACCTCTTGGTGCTGTTTTTAACTCTTCAAAACATTCAAACTTTCCGCCAAAATACTGTTGATACGTTGGGTCATTTAAAATGGCTTTGATATCAGTAGCATCTTGTGCTATTTCTTGACGAATTCTGTGTAAATCTTCTTTGTTAGGTTCCCAAAAACCACCTGCAACCAAAGAAGCTCCTGGTTTGATTCTGATAAAATAACCACCTCGTAACTCTTTTCCCAAACGCGAAAATGAGTTCGCAAAATGAGGTTTGTACGGAGTTTTATCGTTCGAAAAACGAACGTCTCTGTAAATACGCATCATTTTTGAGGTTTCTATTTGGTCGTGTTTTTGAAGATTACCGTGAATTGCTGCAAAAACAGTTTTGGCATTTTGTTGGGCTGCCAAAAATAGTTTCTTGTGATCGGTAAACCAATCTCGGTTGTTATTTTCAGCTAAGTCTTGTAAGAATTGAAAGGTTGCTTTTTCGATACTCATTTCTATGAATTTAAAACGGTAAATTACAAAATAGATTTGTAATTTAGGGCTTGGTATGCAGCAAAATTCAAAAGAAATTCAAAAAAGATACGAAGGGTTTTTACAAACACCTTTTTTGTGGACAACCACTTTGCATGGATTGAAACCCTTTCTTTGTGCCCCAAAATTTACGAAAATAAACCTTGAGATTGATGAAAATCAACGATTGGGAAAATACATTGAACGCTTTGTTTCTTTTGAATTTCAACAACAAGAATCCATCAATATCATTGCAGAAAATATTCAAATTCAGCAAGACAAACTCACTTTGGGCGAATTGGATTGCCTTCTTTATAAA encodes:
- a CDS encoding peptidase domain-containing ABC transporter — its product is MNKEQLNPWQRFLGLLRLEKREIFQIFYYAIFGGVVSLSLPLGIQAIINLIQGAQVSTSWVVLVILVTIGVTFSGALQLMQLRIIETIQQRIFVRASFELSYRFPKIKMMELRNYYPPELANRFFDTLTIQKGLSKILIDVPTAVLQILFALILLSFYHPFFIIFGLLLLLLIFVVFKFTASKGLETSLVESKNKYKVAHWIQEVARTVVSFKLSGTTNLAVTKNDELVSKYLEARESHFKILILQFTQMIGFKVIVTASLLLIGGALVLSQEMNIGQFVAAEIIILLVIASVEKLIVGLESFYDVLTSIEKIGQVVDKKMEDQDGEKPVFKDEMLIELDHVSYEVKNREKFIVQDISLKIEPRSRMLITGESGSGKSSLLRLISGIIEPTAGYIYVNNFSLNSLFLNHYRSKLGMSLSEETPFEGTIRENLIFSNDKFKDDKICEVLEIVGLGQFLKEQSKGLETVIKPEGKQISFTVAKKLILARAIIKEPKLLILEDPLDQFNLEETVRIIDYLTDVSRPWSLIVVSSKKSWKMKCNKIITLENGKIKSIK
- a CDS encoding MaoC family dehydratase encodes the protein MNPVIFEDFEDFKSMIGKPLPKGNWYLVTQEMINDFANATLDKQWIHVDEKRAKNESPFKSTVAHGFMSVSMISKLLEEQFTIKSVKMGLNYGLNKVRFPNPVPVNSELRMHATVKEIEDLGLNGIKITFLCTIEIKGQEKPACVAEFLAALFE
- a CDS encoding DEAD/DEAH box helicase: MTTFSALGVHKKYIQALKELGISQPTEIQQKALPILLNSKTDFIGLAQTGTGKTVAFGLPLLHQIDANQAHIQALILSPTRELVQQIKKQLFKFTKFSEEKIFLEAVFGGEKIDKQLYNLSRTTHIVIATPGRLIDLIERGTLDISHVKTIVLDEADEMLSMGFKQDLNRILKFTTKPDRKTWLFSATMPEEIKKIIKTYMDANAPRVEINKDFLVNANIRHQFAKTTIKDKTDDIIAFLEKRTSQRGIIFCRTKAGAQNLATQLIENGFSAAALEGDMQQKERDKVMRAFKNESLQYLISTDVSARGIDVKGLEFVIHHQLPETNDYYTHRSGRTARAGKSGTSIAFILPSELERIQQLQKELSIKFTEVTV
- a CDS encoding TolC family protein, which codes for MKKYFLLLFLFVLTRLSAQENLNSVMTLSEFLGYVKTYHPIVKQANLVINNSEAKLLKARGAFDPKIEVDFDKKQFKDTEYYNKLNGAFKIPTWYGIELKANFENNDGTYLNPEALVPTDGLYAAGISASLLRNFVINERMASLKQAKLFINQAKEDQQILVNEILYNASLSYFDWLKTYNEKRIYEEFLENAKIRFNGVKASFIQGDKPAIDTLEAGITLNDRKLNLEKARIKFIKASLELSNFLWLTNNTPIELQENIIPDVNSLETVDTSLNIALFNDADFDINNHPKIKSLGFKIESLNVDKNLKMNNLLPKLDVQYNFLTQTPRVANSLIVDNFKAGLTFQLPLFLRKERGDLKLARIKLQETVFENEVTKVTIKNEVNAVQQELNSFITQTNFINGIVKDYGTLLDAENRKFFIGESSLFLVNSRESKLIESKLKAIDIQNLFFKTKAKLFKAAVISIAE
- a CDS encoding HlyD family secretion protein, producing MLNISNNELYKTVDLTTYKSGKSIFSKQYYKVLNKFLLVFAIFVLIILFLPWTQNITGNGLVTTLTPEQRPQTIQSQIPGRIEEWYVREGDIVKKGDTILRISEIKSEYFDDLLIERTNQQINAKSSSVNAYDSKVQALERQIEALIEERKLKLEQTQNKLLQAKLKVKSDSIDFEAAKTNIAIAQRQYNRTETLEKEGILAIKDVEEKRLKLQETQAKLISQENKLLASKNEVINAKVEISTVKASYADKISKAQSDKFTAESSGFEAVAEVTKLQNTNSNYIVRNSLLYITAPQDGFINKAIKGGIGMTFKEGEDLVGIMPANYDLAVETFVRPIDLPLLHIGEKVRVQFDGWPAIVFSGWPNVSYGTYGAEVIAIERFISDNGKYRVLLAPDKTDHSWPEVRVGSGARTIALLEDVPIWFELWRQLNSFPPNYYQPEGKSKEAAKEKK
- a CDS encoding MATE family efflux transporter; translation: MVELANNLGTEKISKLLIKQAVPATIGILVMSINMIVDTIFVGQWIGVLAIAAITVVLPIAFLISSIGMGIGIGGSSIISRALGAGKSDKAFLTFGNQISLTILLAIIFVILGVFFSVPILTLFGAKGEILPIAATYFDVIIYGVPFLAFAMMGNPVIRAEGKPKFAMVAMIIPAFVNIILDIVFIKYFHWGMWGAGLATSISYASCGLFILYFFLSNKSELKIIPKNFIIEPKIVREIVALGGVTVVRQGAISVLMIVLNYSLFKYGGEIAISVYGIINRVMMFALSPVLGVSQGFLPVAGFNIGAQKKERVKETIKTAIAFGTVLGTIIFVGILIFKEEIIRIFTTDTTLIADTPHALLVVFLVTPIVTMQLIGSAYFQAAGKAMPALILTLLKQGIFLIPLAYFLPKYFGVEGVWWSFPISDVLSTIITIIVVKREMNKHLTV
- a CDS encoding acyl-CoA thioesterase, whose product is MHTIFSVKFRVTEEAIDTLHHVNNAVYVQWMEVVASKHWAFLTQQNTLPEYIWVVMKHEIDYKNQAFLGDEIIAKTWVGETKGVTSVRHIEFYKGDTLLVAAKTIWAMLDAKTQKPVRIREKVLKILGIGS
- a CDS encoding TetR/AcrR family transcriptional regulator, giving the protein MRNLLSVLKIAVPDKIFIKDPETSDLGKKIIEHSIYLIDEVGFESFTFKKLGVKIGSNESSIYRYFESKHKLLLYLTSWYWAWLEYQLVIETFSISDQKEKLEKAISIVTRTVEEDSNFSHINEILLYKIIVNESSKSFLTKNVQEENKNGYFEVYKRLVTRIEEMISNVEPSYPYALSLSSTIIEGSLHQHFLQEHFPSITNCGQEVSPTIFFTNLVSKTLGYTNE
- a CDS encoding trimeric intracellular cation channel family protein, coding for MELIYTLDILGTFAFAISGALVASDKNFDLFGVLIIAFVTAVGGGMLRDVLINAHPINWIGDLNYVWTILAAVITTFLFKSKILPLSKTMFLFDSIGLGVFTLLGLQKGLTYELHPIVALIMGMISAVFGGVLRDILTNKVPLIFEKEIYASACLLGGISYLTLDVLHLNNNINFVISATIIFIIRWVAVKYHLQLPKIKDDLFTKH
- a CDS encoding cold-shock protein encodes the protein MAKSQQTFSKTEKEKKRLKKRLDKQKKMDARKAEKQENGTGGIQFAYVDHLGNLTDTPPDPTMKVEYDVDDIQISVTKKEDLPQEDPVRKGKVSFFDTSKGFGFIIDAENNEKYFTHVSGLIDQIVENDKVSFELEKGMRGMNAVKVTKL